From the Accumulibacter sp. genome, one window contains:
- a CDS encoding DUF1254 domain-containing protein: MKEQAIGKRLNGAAIGLAALSLALLAACGKQAEPQVDRVAAEAKAKLEAEAKAVEAAAKEAEARAIAIESYVYAYPLVTMEMTRRVMTNVAAAEGSRAPMGQFVRMRSYPDAAYRDVTAPNADTLYTTAWIDVSKEPWILSLPDMKDRYALFPMLDGWTNVFQVPGKRTTGTKAQTYAITGPGWSGELPAGVTEYKSPTGIVWILGRIYCTGTPEDYKAVHALQDKISVVPLSAYGQSRTPTPGVVDPAIDMKTAVRAQVDALDASAYFKLFAELLKSNPAAADDAPMLAKLARIGVVPGQDFDAAKLDPAVAKGLAGAPKPAQELIMDWMKGGIVAGDFKLEHGWLFTTKTGLYGTNYIQRALVTAIGLGANRPEDAVYPTSEGPDIAAKYSGEKKYVMRFEKGQLPPVNGFWSLTMYDADYFFVDNKLNRYNLSQRNKFKTNPDGSVDLYIQNESPGKDKESNWLPAPNGPFVLMMRLYWPKENAPSILDGSWKVPEVREAS, encoded by the coding sequence ATGAAGGAACAAGCCATCGGCAAGCGCCTCAATGGCGCCGCCATCGGACTCGCAGCGCTGTCACTCGCGCTGCTCGCGGCGTGCGGCAAACAGGCGGAACCGCAGGTGGACCGTGTCGCTGCGGAAGCCAAGGCGAAGCTTGAAGCAGAAGCGAAGGCGGTCGAAGCGGCGGCCAAGGAAGCCGAAGCACGCGCGATCGCCATCGAGAGCTACGTCTATGCCTACCCCCTGGTGACCATGGAGATGACGCGCCGGGTGATGACCAATGTCGCCGCAGCGGAAGGGTCGCGCGCACCAATGGGGCAATTCGTGCGGATGCGCAGCTACCCCGACGCCGCGTACCGCGATGTCACGGCGCCGAACGCCGACACGCTGTACACGACCGCCTGGATCGACGTTTCGAAGGAGCCCTGGATCCTGAGCCTCCCGGACATGAAGGACCGCTATGCCCTGTTCCCGATGCTCGACGGCTGGACCAACGTGTTCCAGGTTCCGGGCAAGCGGACGACGGGCACCAAGGCACAGACCTACGCCATCACCGGACCGGGCTGGTCGGGCGAATTGCCCGCCGGCGTGACCGAGTACAAGTCCCCGACGGGCATCGTCTGGATTCTCGGGCGCATCTATTGCACCGGCACCCCCGAGGACTACAAGGCCGTTCATGCCCTGCAGGACAAGATTTCGGTCGTGCCGCTGTCCGCCTACGGGCAATCCCGCACGCCGACCCCTGGAGTGGTCGACCCGGCCATCGACATGAAGACTGCCGTCCGCGCGCAGGTCGATGCGCTCGATGCCAGCGCGTACTTCAAGCTCTTCGCCGAGCTGCTGAAGAGCAATCCGGCGGCGGCCGATGATGCTCCGATGCTGGCCAAGCTTGCCAGGATCGGTGTCGTTCCGGGGCAGGACTTCGACGCAGCCAAGCTCGATCCCGCCGTTGCCAAGGGCCTTGCCGGTGCCCCCAAGCCGGCACAGGAACTGATCATGGACTGGATGAAGGGCGGCATCGTCGCGGGCGACTTCAAGCTCGAGCACGGCTGGCTGTTCACCACGAAGACCGGCCTGTACGGAACGAACTACATCCAGCGCGCGCTCGTCACCGCGATCGGCCTCGGCGCCAACCGGCCCGAGGATGCCGTTTATCCGACCTCGGAGGGACCGGACATCGCTGCCAAGTACAGCGGCGAGAAGAAGTACGTCATGCGCTTCGAGAAGGGCCAACTGCCGCCGGTGAACGGGTTCTGGTCACTCACCATGTACGACGCGGACTATTTCTTCGTGGACAACAAGCTGAATCGCTACAACCTGAGCCAGCGCAACAAGTTCAAGACGAACCCGGATGGGTCGGTCGACCTCTATATCCAGAACGAATCGCCGGGCAAGGACAAGGAATCGAACTGGCTGCCGGCACCCAACGGCCCCTTCGTCCTGATGATGCGCCTCTACTGGCCGAAGGAAAACGCACCATCGATTCTGGATGGCAGTTGGAAGGTTCCCGAGGTCAGGGAAGCTTCCTAG
- a CDS encoding molybdopterin molybdotransferase MoeA: MQSFEEALERLLAAAPAVAEVESLATRHADRRVLAQAQMATVDSPPLDNSAMDGYAVALADVPRPGICLPVTQRIPAGSVGSRLQPGSAARIFTGAPLPPGADAVVMQELCEHAAAQVRINHLPQPGEHIRRAGSDIAAGSEILACGQRLRPQDTALAASVGIASLPVFRRLRVALLSTGNELRMPGETLPPGAIYNANRFLLAALLERLGCIVDDAGEVADSLTATQAALRAAAGKNDLVLSSAGVSVGEEDHVRAAVEGAGRLEMWKIAIKPGKPLAFGHLATNGREVPFVGLPGNPVSCLVTFLMLVRPLLLRMQGVREVTPASYRLRADFDWPSPDARREFLRVRSHSGGAVELFGNQGSGVLTSAAWGDGLIDNPPQQVIRRGDAVCFMPFSALLD, encoded by the coding sequence ATGCAGTCCTTTGAAGAAGCACTTGAGCGCCTGCTCGCGGCGGCTCCGGCGGTCGCCGAGGTCGAGTCGCTGGCGACGCGACACGCCGATCGACGTGTCCTCGCGCAGGCACAGATGGCGACGGTCGATTCGCCGCCGCTCGACAATTCGGCGATGGATGGCTATGCCGTCGCGCTTGCCGATGTCCCGCGGCCGGGGATTTGCCTGCCGGTGACGCAGCGCATTCCGGCCGGCAGCGTCGGCAGCCGGCTGCAACCGGGAAGTGCGGCGCGCATCTTCACCGGAGCGCCGCTGCCGCCCGGCGCGGACGCGGTCGTGATGCAGGAACTGTGCGAACACGCTGCGGCGCAGGTGCGGATCAACCACCTGCCGCAACCAGGCGAGCACATCCGTCGGGCGGGCAGCGACATCGCCGCCGGCAGCGAGATTCTCGCCTGCGGCCAGCGCCTGCGGCCACAGGACACGGCGCTCGCGGCTTCGGTCGGCATCGCCTCGTTGCCGGTGTTCAGGCGCCTGCGGGTGGCGCTGCTGAGCACCGGAAACGAGCTGCGCATGCCGGGCGAAACGCTGCCGCCGGGGGCGATCTACAACGCCAACCGCTTCCTCCTCGCGGCCCTGCTCGAACGGCTTGGCTGTATCGTCGACGACGCCGGCGAGGTCGCCGACAGCCTGACGGCGACGCAGGCCGCGTTGCGCGCCGCGGCCGGAAAGAACGACCTGGTGCTCTCGTCCGCTGGCGTCTCGGTCGGCGAGGAGGATCATGTCCGGGCAGCGGTCGAGGGCGCTGGCCGGCTCGAAATGTGGAAGATCGCGATCAAGCCGGGCAAGCCGCTGGCTTTCGGCCATCTGGCGACGAACGGCCGCGAGGTCCCCTTCGTCGGGCTGCCCGGCAACCCGGTATCGTGCCTCGTCACCTTCCTGATGCTGGTGCGGCCGCTGCTTCTGCGGATGCAGGGGGTGCGCGAGGTGACCCCGGCGAGCTACCGGTTGCGCGCCGATTTCGACTGGCCAAGCCCGGACGCGCGGCGCGAGTTCCTGCGCGTCCGCAGCCATTCCGGCGGCGCGGTCGAGCTCTTCGGCAACCAGGGCTCGGGCGTCCTGACCTCGGCGGCTTGGGGCGATGGCCTGATCGACAACCCGCCGCAGCAGGTGATCCGGCGTGGCGACGCAGTCTGCTTCATGCCTTTCTCGGCCTTGCTCGACTGA
- the moaE gene encoding molybdopterin synthase catalytic subunit MoaE has product MPVRIQEADFDIGSELADLCRAEPRVGALASFVGLVRDVSGGDGVSEMSLEHYPGMTEKALAAIVGEALQRWSLIDALVIHRVGRLLPGDRIVLVAVAAAHRAEAFAACEFIMDYLKTRAPFWKRELTAAGARWVEARDDDDRAAERWRQPGA; this is encoded by the coding sequence ATGCCGGTGCGCATCCAGGAAGCCGATTTCGACATCGGCAGCGAACTCGCCGACCTTTGCCGTGCCGAGCCGCGGGTCGGTGCTCTGGCATCCTTCGTCGGCCTCGTGCGCGATGTCAGCGGTGGCGACGGCGTCAGCGAGATGAGCCTCGAACACTACCCCGGGATGACCGAGAAGGCGCTGGCGGCGATCGTCGGCGAAGCGCTGCAGCGCTGGTCGCTGATCGACGCCCTGGTGATCCATCGCGTCGGCCGCCTGCTGCCCGGCGACCGCATCGTCCTCGTTGCCGTCGCCGCCGCGCACCGCGCCGAGGCCTTCGCCGCCTGCGAGTTCATCATGGACTACCTGAAGACGCGGGCGCCGTTCTGGAAACGCGAGTTGACTGCGGCAGGGGCGCGCTGGGTCGAGGCGCGTGATGATGACGACCGCGCCGCCGAGCGCTGGCGGCAGCCGGGCGCGTGA
- the moaD gene encoding molybdopterin converting factor subunit 1, which translates to MLNILYFASVRERLGRSAEELALPAGVRDVAGLIRHLGQRGGAWEGLAGTRNLRCAVNQQMVPLDWPLADGDELAFFPPVTGG; encoded by the coding sequence ATGTTGAACATTCTCTACTTCGCTTCCGTGCGCGAGCGCCTCGGCCGGTCCGCCGAGGAACTGGCGCTGCCGGCCGGTGTGCGCGACGTCGCCGGCCTCATTCGCCATCTCGGCCAGCGGGGCGGTGCGTGGGAGGGCCTGGCCGGGACCAGGAACCTGCGCTGTGCCGTCAACCAGCAGATGGTGCCGCTCGATTGGCCGCTCGCCGATGGCGACGAGCTGGCTTTCTTTCCACCGGTGACGGGGGGCTGA
- a CDS encoding ATP-dependent DNA helicase: protein MTALLAEVFSASGPLAAAVPGYRPRSQQLELAERIAAAMAANAVLVAEAGTGTGKTYAYLVPALLSGGKVIVSTGTKNLQDQLFARDVPTIRKALGLPVRVALLKGRANYLCHHHLARSLADGRFLTREDAAWAQRIARFAQQTRSGDKAECVDVPENATVWPMVTSTRDNCLGQDCPQHKECFVLAARREALAADLVVVNHHLFFADVMLRDEGTAELLPACNTVVFDEAHQLPEVASLFFGDSVSTAQLLELGRDAQSEALTAARDCLDLPRLSVRLEKDVRDLRLTLPVEPARHALPQLAARPRFAEALATTIAAVEALAALLETQAQRSEGLDNCWRRAGSLLQRLQAWQAGTNDDFVRWAETYTHALQLNATPLAIAGIMQKQMSGHPRAWIFTSATLAVQNDFGHYCAEMGLVDASSARWESPFDYPRQALLYVPRNLPEPNAPDHAEAVVGAAWPVLRESGGRAFFLCTSLRAMRRVHELLAERLARDGLELPLLLQGELGKNELLERFRRLGNAILIGSQSFWEGVDVRGEALSLVVIDKLPFAPPDDPVLSARLDKLRSEGRNGFLEYQLPRTVINVKQGAGRLIRDESDRGVLMICDPRLIAKTYGKRIWRSLPPMRRTRELADAVAFFRPAAGASGA from the coding sequence ATGACCGCCTTGCTCGCTGAAGTCTTTTCCGCCTCCGGGCCGCTCGCCGCGGCGGTTCCCGGTTATCGTCCGCGGTCGCAGCAGCTCGAACTGGCAGAACGCATTGCCGCCGCCATGGCGGCCAACGCGGTGCTCGTCGCCGAAGCCGGCACCGGCACCGGCAAGACCTATGCCTACCTCGTTCCGGCGCTGCTCTCGGGGGGCAAGGTGATCGTGTCCACGGGGACGAAAAACCTGCAGGACCAGCTTTTCGCGCGCGACGTTCCGACCATCCGCAAGGCTCTCGGCCTGCCGGTCCGGGTTGCCCTGCTCAAGGGCCGTGCCAACTATCTCTGCCACCACCATCTCGCACGCTCGCTCGCCGATGGCCGCTTCCTCACGCGCGAGGATGCTGCCTGGGCGCAGCGCATCGCACGCTTTGCCCAGCAGACGCGCAGTGGCGACAAGGCAGAGTGTGTCGATGTGCCCGAGAACGCGACGGTGTGGCCGATGGTCACCTCGACGCGCGACAACTGCCTCGGGCAGGACTGTCCGCAGCACAAGGAGTGCTTCGTCCTTGCTGCCCGCCGTGAGGCGCTGGCCGCCGACCTGGTGGTGGTGAACCATCACCTCTTCTTCGCCGACGTGATGCTGCGCGACGAGGGCACGGCGGAACTCCTGCCGGCCTGCAACACGGTGGTCTTCGACGAAGCGCACCAGTTGCCAGAGGTCGCCAGCCTGTTCTTCGGCGACAGCGTCTCGACCGCGCAACTCCTCGAACTTGGCCGGGACGCGCAGAGCGAAGCGCTGACGGCGGCGCGCGACTGCCTCGACCTGCCACGCCTGAGCGTCCGGCTGGAGAAGGACGTGCGCGATCTGCGGCTCACGCTGCCGGTCGAGCCGGCGCGTCATGCACTGCCGCAGCTTGCCGCCCGACCCCGGTTTGCCGAGGCCCTGGCGACCACGATCGCAGCCGTCGAGGCGCTGGCCGCCCTGCTCGAGACGCAGGCGCAGCGCAGCGAGGGGCTGGACAACTGCTGGCGGCGTGCGGGTAGCCTGCTGCAACGGCTGCAAGCCTGGCAGGCCGGCACCAACGACGACTTCGTCCGGTGGGCCGAGACCTATACGCACGCGCTGCAGCTCAATGCCACGCCGCTGGCGATCGCCGGCATCATGCAGAAGCAGATGAGCGGGCATCCGCGCGCCTGGATCTTCACTTCCGCGACGCTCGCCGTGCAGAACGACTTCGGCCACTACTGTGCGGAGATGGGCCTGGTCGATGCGTCTTCGGCGCGTTGGGAGAGCCCCTTCGATTATCCGCGGCAGGCGCTGCTCTACGTGCCGCGCAATCTGCCCGAACCGAACGCTCCCGACCATGCCGAGGCGGTCGTCGGCGCAGCGTGGCCGGTGCTGCGCGAGAGCGGCGGCCGCGCCTTTTTCCTGTGCACCTCGCTGCGCGCGATGCGCCGGGTACACGAACTGCTCGCCGAGCGGCTCGCCCGCGACGGTCTCGAGCTGCCGCTGCTGCTGCAGGGCGAGTTGGGGAAGAACGAGCTGCTCGAGCGCTTTCGCCGTCTCGGCAATGCCATCCTGATCGGCAGCCAGAGCTTCTGGGAAGGCGTCGATGTCCGTGGCGAGGCACTGTCGCTGGTGGTCATCGACAAGCTGCCGTTCGCCCCACCCGACGACCCGGTGCTGTCGGCACGACTCGATAAGCTGCGCAGCGAAGGCCGCAATGGATTTCTCGAGTACCAGCTGCCGCGGACGGTCATCAACGTCAAGCAGGGGGCGGGCCGGCTGATTCGCGATGAGAGCGACCGCGGCGTGCTGATGATCTGCGATCCACGCCTGATCGCCAAGACCTACGGCAAGCGGATCTGGCGCAGCCTGCCACCGATGCGGCGGACGCGCGAGCTGGCTGACGCGGTGGCCTTCTTCAGACCGGCAGCCGGTGCCAGCGGCGCATGA
- a CDS encoding SDR family oxidoreductase: MLSSLAERLRQRPARWLVTGSAGFIGSHLVENLLRMGQTVVGMDNFATGHRRNLDEVQSLVGVEAWHRHRFIEADIRDLDACREACHGVEIVLHQAALGSVPRSLANPLATNASNVDGFLNMLVAARDAGVRRFVYAASSSTYGDHPALPKVEEQIGRPLSPYAVSKLVNELYADVFARCYGLPSVGLRYFNVFGARQDPEGAYAAVIPRWTRAMLLGDVVTINGDGETSRDFCFVDNAVQANLLAATSDDAAAVNQVYNVAVDDRTSLNRLFDVLREALLDFCPDVRDLRPVHGDYRPGDVRHSRADISKARRLLGYFPSHRIEEGVRAAMPWYVSRFGVAAGVR, encoded by the coding sequence GTGTTGTCGTCGCTCGCTGAGCGGTTGCGGCAGCGCCCGGCGCGCTGGCTGGTGACGGGAAGCGCCGGCTTCATCGGCTCGCACCTCGTCGAGAACCTGCTCCGTATGGGCCAGACGGTAGTCGGGATGGACAACTTCGCGACCGGCCACCGGCGCAACCTGGACGAAGTGCAGTCGCTGGTTGGCGTCGAAGCCTGGCACCGGCATCGCTTCATCGAGGCCGACATACGCGACCTCGATGCTTGCCGTGAAGCCTGCCACGGGGTGGAGATCGTCCTCCACCAGGCGGCCCTCGGTTCGGTGCCGCGCTCGTTGGCCAATCCGTTGGCGACCAATGCCAGCAATGTCGACGGTTTCCTCAACATGCTCGTCGCCGCCCGCGATGCCGGCGTGCGGCGGTTCGTCTATGCGGCGTCGAGTTCGACCTACGGCGATCATCCGGCGTTGCCCAAGGTCGAGGAACAGATCGGCCGGCCGCTGTCGCCGTACGCCGTCAGCAAGCTGGTCAACGAGTTGTACGCCGACGTCTTCGCGCGCTGTTATGGCCTGCCGTCGGTCGGCCTGCGCTACTTCAACGTCTTCGGCGCGCGCCAGGACCCCGAGGGGGCCTACGCCGCGGTCATCCCACGCTGGACGCGCGCGATGCTGCTCGGCGATGTCGTGACGATCAACGGTGACGGCGAGACCAGTCGCGACTTCTGCTTTGTCGACAATGCCGTGCAGGCCAACCTGCTGGCGGCGACGAGCGACGATGCGGCGGCAGTGAATCAGGTATACAACGTCGCCGTCGACGACCGTACTTCGTTGAACCGGCTGTTCGACGTCCTGCGGGAGGCCTTGCTCGACTTCTGTCCCGACGTGCGCGACTTGCGACCGGTGCATGGCGATTACCGACCAGGCGACGTGCGCCACTCGCGCGCCGACATTTCCAAGGCCAGGCGTCTGCTTGGCTATTTTCCAAGCCACCGGATCGAGGAGGGGGTTCGGGCGGCGATGCCGTGGTACGTGTCACGTTTCGGCGTGGCCGCTGGAGTTCGTTGA
- a CDS encoding LysR family transcriptional regulator has translation MNTTFRQLRLFLALADHGSVTAAAAACHVTQPTVSMQLRELADAVGLPLHEQIGKRLHLTAAGEVLAATARAMLDEWLAFEQAIDAMKGLERGRLRVSLASTAKYFVPRLLGSFCAAHPNIEIALEVLNRDGVVARLRENRDDLYIMSMPPENLDLERHAFLPNPLVLIANEGHRLAGRPLELADLAAERFILRERGSGTRLACDAHFAYHGFVPEVRLALGSNEAIKQAVAGGLGLAVISRHALAARPAGDQLTILDVQGFPLQSRWFTLYPRGKRLSPVAAVFLEHLEQTACEPVGRRDSCWHGQTLAEG, from the coding sequence ATGAATACAACCTTTCGCCAGCTGCGTCTCTTTCTCGCGCTTGCCGACCACGGCAGCGTCACAGCGGCCGCAGCGGCCTGCCACGTGACGCAGCCGACGGTATCGATGCAATTGCGCGAGTTGGCCGACGCCGTCGGTCTCCCCCTCCATGAGCAGATCGGCAAGCGCCTCCACCTGACCGCGGCGGGCGAGGTGCTCGCGGCGACGGCGCGGGCGATGCTCGACGAATGGCTGGCGTTCGAGCAGGCCATCGATGCGATGAAAGGGCTGGAACGGGGACGCCTGCGCGTGTCGCTGGCGAGCACCGCGAAGTATTTCGTGCCGCGCCTGCTGGGCAGCTTCTGTGCGGCGCACCCGAACATCGAGATTGCGCTCGAAGTCCTGAATCGCGACGGTGTCGTCGCCCGTCTGCGCGAGAACCGCGATGACCTCTACATCATGTCGATGCCGCCCGAGAACCTCGACCTCGAACGCCACGCGTTCCTGCCCAATCCGCTGGTCCTCATCGCCAACGAAGGGCACCGGCTGGCGGGGCGGCCCCTCGAACTCGCGGACCTCGCGGCCGAACGCTTCATCCTGCGCGAACGGGGTTCGGGGACACGACTGGCGTGCGATGCTCACTTCGCATACCATGGCTTCGTTCCCGAGGTGCGGCTCGCGCTGGGCAGCAACGAGGCGATAAAGCAGGCCGTTGCCGGGGGCCTCGGCCTGGCGGTGATCTCGCGCCACGCCCTGGCCGCCCGACCCGCGGGCGATCAGCTCACGATTCTCGATGTGCAGGGCTTCCCGCTCCAGTCCCGCTGGTTCACCCTCTACCCACGCGGCAAACGCCTGTCTCCGGTGGCGGCCGTCTTTCTCGAACACCTCGAGCAGACGGCATGCGAGCCGGTTGGGCGCCGTGACTCCTGCTGGCACGGACAGACTCTGGCCGAGGGATGA
- a CDS encoding transglycosylase SLT domain-containing protein produces MKASCLGCSALMRRGAILFCGLLGLAAPSLAAAAGVAAKESEAERRLALRKEALAHEHGEGVPRDYARAVKLYCEGARMGDAEAQFNLGWMYANGRGIERDDSRAAYFFALAARQGHEQSQRMQRFVGEPAATVPDCMRGFAFLDDGKDVLVPITEMQKKVVGLVNQLAPEYGVSPRLALAVIRTESNFNPAALSNKNAQGLMQLIPDTAARFNVRQPFDPEQNLRGGLAYLRWLLAYFEGDVSLVAAAYNAGEGAVNRYRGVPPYAETQGYVKRIISIFKRDDHPYDAKVTTPSPELPRIRSIRGV; encoded by the coding sequence ATGAAAGCTTCCTGTCTTGGCTGTTCCGCCCTGATGCGCCGGGGTGCAATCCTGTTCTGTGGCCTGCTGGGTCTTGCCGCGCCATCCCTTGCCGCTGCCGCCGGCGTCGCGGCAAAGGAGTCCGAGGCCGAGCGCCGGCTGGCGCTGCGCAAGGAGGCTCTGGCGCACGAGCACGGCGAGGGCGTGCCGCGCGATTACGCGCGCGCGGTGAAGCTCTATTGCGAGGGCGCCCGGATGGGTGATGCCGAAGCGCAGTTCAACCTCGGCTGGATGTACGCCAATGGTCGCGGCATCGAGCGCGACGATTCCCGGGCGGCGTACTTCTTTGCCCTGGCGGCGAGGCAGGGACACGAGCAGTCGCAGAGGATGCAGCGATTCGTCGGCGAACCGGCGGCGACCGTTCCCGACTGCATGCGCGGCTTCGCCTTCCTCGACGACGGCAAGGATGTCCTCGTACCGATCACCGAAATGCAGAAAAAGGTCGTCGGTCTGGTCAACCAGCTGGCACCGGAGTACGGCGTCAGTCCGCGGCTGGCTCTGGCGGTGATCCGCACCGAATCCAACTTCAATCCGGCAGCGCTGTCGAACAAGAACGCGCAGGGGTTGATGCAGCTCATTCCCGATACTGCGGCACGGTTCAACGTCCGGCAGCCATTCGATCCGGAGCAGAACCTGCGTGGCGGGCTGGCGTATCTGCGCTGGCTGCTGGCCTATTTCGAGGGCGACGTCAGTCTGGTTGCCGCCGCCTACAACGCGGGCGAGGGCGCGGTCAATCGCTACCGCGGCGTGCCGCCTTATGCCGAGACGCAGGGTTACGTCAAGCGGATCATCAGCATCTTCAAGCGCGACGATCATCCCTACGACGCCAAGGTGACCACGCCGTCGCCGGAGTTGCCGCGCATCCGTTCGATCCGGGGAGTGTAG
- a CDS encoding S1C family serine protease, with the protein MQAVPSALRHLLAAVAVVCGLLGLAGTVAAELPDVIERIKPSVVVVGTQQVTRSPQFVMRGTGFVVGDGRTVATNAHVVAAAIDEAAGEKLVILVRPAAGKAQQRPARVVAVDKGHDLALLRIDGPLLPTLTLHESEPVREGQAIAFTGFPIGGALGLSPVTHRGIISAITPIVLPGANARELNARVVQQIREGSFDIYQLDATAYPGNSGGPLFEVSRGEVLGVINMVFVKENKESVLSKPSGISFAIPVRFLRELLQKSGTE; encoded by the coding sequence ATGCAGGCCGTGCCTTCGGCCTTGCGCCACCTGCTGGCCGCCGTTGCCGTTGTCTGTGGCCTGCTGGGCCTGGCAGGGACGGTGGCAGCCGAACTGCCCGATGTCATCGAGCGGATCAAGCCATCGGTGGTCGTCGTCGGGACGCAGCAGGTGACCCGCAGCCCGCAGTTCGTCATGCGCGGAACGGGCTTCGTCGTCGGCGACGGCCGCACGGTGGCGACCAATGCGCACGTGGTCGCGGCAGCGATCGACGAGGCGGCAGGCGAGAAGCTGGTCATCCTCGTCCGGCCGGCCGCTGGCAAGGCACAGCAGCGGCCGGCCAGGGTCGTCGCGGTGGACAAGGGGCACGATCTCGCGCTGCTGCGCATCGATGGCCCGTTGCTGCCGACCCTCACCCTGCACGAATCGGAGCCCGTGCGCGAAGGCCAGGCGATCGCCTTTACCGGCTTTCCCATCGGCGGCGCGCTGGGGTTGTCGCCGGTCACGCATCGCGGCATCATTTCGGCGATCACGCCGATCGTCCTGCCGGGGGCCAATGCCCGCGAACTGAACGCCCGTGTCGTGCAGCAGATCAGGGAAGGCAGTTTCGACATCTATCAGCTCGATGCGACGGCCTACCCGGGCAACAGCGGCGGCCCGCTGTTCGAGGTCAGCCGCGGCGAGGTGCTTGGCGTCATCAACATGGTCTTCGTCAAGGAAAACAAGGAATCGGTTCTCAGCAAGCCGTCCGGGATCAGCTTCGCCATTCCCGTGCGTTTCCTGCGGGAGCTGTTGCAGAAGAGCGGCACGGAGTAA
- the mobB gene encoding molybdopterin-guanine dinucleotide biosynthesis protein B, whose protein sequence is MRIFGITGYSGAGKTTLIERILPQMIERGLRVSVLKHAHHDFDVDRPGKDSFRHRQAGASEVLLVNASRWVLMRELRGAPEPTLAECASRFSPCDLLLVEGFKREPIARLEVHRPAHGKPPLWPEQRQIVAVASDEAEPAGLPAGLRWLDLNDVPAIVAFILDHLQRTEEADAVL, encoded by the coding sequence ATGAGGATCTTCGGCATCACGGGCTACTCCGGTGCTGGCAAGACGACGCTGATCGAGCGCATCCTGCCGCAGATGATCGAGCGTGGCCTGCGCGTCTCGGTGCTCAAGCACGCCCATCACGACTTCGACGTCGATCGCCCGGGCAAGGACTCGTTCCGTCACCGCCAGGCAGGGGCCAGCGAAGTGCTGCTCGTCAACGCGTCGCGCTGGGTGCTGATGCGCGAGCTGCGCGGTGCGCCCGAGCCGACGCTGGCCGAATGCGCGAGCCGTTTCTCGCCCTGTGACCTGCTCCTCGTCGAGGGCTTCAAGCGCGAGCCGATCGCCCGCCTCGAGGTCCATCGGCCGGCGCATGGCAAGCCACCGCTGTGGCCGGAGCAGCGGCAGATCGTCGCCGTCGCCTCGGACGAGGCAGAGCCGGCGGGTCTGCCGGCGGGGCTCCGCTGGCTGGACCTGAACGACGTGCCGGCGATCGTCGCTTTCATCCTCGATCATCTTCAACGCACGGAGGAAGCCGATGCAGTCCTTTGA
- a CDS encoding carbonic anhydrase family protein gives MKAHTSETQASVNPALALQFLKEGNARFVNNLRVSRDLLQQANQTRDGQWPFATIVSCIDSRTSAELIFDQGLGDIFSVRIAGNVINTDIIGSLEFACHVAGSKLIVVLGHTSCGAIKGACDHVELGNLTELLSKIQPAVHEENRTLDPAARNSMNAAFVENVADLNVRRSVRSIVNRSTILEHMIAAGKVGIIGGKHDLASGTVTFFDDTWLYDEASMRIITGNH, from the coding sequence ATGAAAGCGCATACGTCCGAAACCCAAGCCTCCGTCAACCCGGCGCTTGCCCTGCAGTTCCTCAAGGAGGGCAACGCGCGCTTCGTCAACAACCTGCGCGTGAGCCGCGACCTGCTGCAACAGGCCAACCAGACGCGCGACGGACAGTGGCCGTTCGCCACCATCGTCAGCTGCATCGACAGCCGCACGTCCGCGGAACTCATCTTCGACCAGGGCCTCGGCGACATCTTCTCGGTACGCATCGCCGGCAACGTGATCAACACCGACATCATCGGCAGCCTCGAATTCGCATGCCACGTGGCCGGGTCGAAGCTCATCGTCGTGCTCGGGCACACCTCGTGCGGCGCGATCAAGGGCGCATGCGACCATGTGGAGCTTGGCAACCTGACCGAGTTGCTGTCGAAAATCCAGCCCGCCGTCCATGAAGAGAACAGGACACTCGATCCGGCAGCGCGCAACTCGATGAACGCCGCGTTCGTCGAGAACGTCGCCGACCTCAACGTACGTCGCTCGGTGCGCTCGATCGTCAACCGCAGCACCATCCTCGAGCACATGATCGCCGCCGGCAAGGTGGGCATCATCGGCGGCAAACATGACCTGGCCAGCGGCACCGTGACGTTCTTCGACGACACCTGGTTGTACGACGAAGCGTCGATGCGGATCATCACCGGCAACCACTGA